The sequence attattttaacatATGAAAATTAAGTATTTCTTGTTATCAGGTGCTTTTAGGTTCGTGAAGCTTTCACTCCCACCTTTAGCTCATCGAAAGCCTGCTTGGCAAGCCAGTGAAAGGCGGGATTCCGCCATGTTTTCGCAATTAATTGAATTTCCTTAGCGTTAAGTATATTTTTTGGGGCTGCACTCTTTAGTGCGCCATGATACCTCTCCCAAAGGTAAACCATAGCGCGGATCTTGTAGAGCCATAAGTGATTGGGAATGCCACGGATCAAGTCCTGTAAGTCCTCAATTTGCGTAACGGACAAGCTCTCGAGAAAAGATTCGTTCATTAAAAGGTATATCGAACGCATGTTGCGGTAGTGGCTGAAAGTATTTTTTTCCAAGCCCATGTGGCCGCTTTTGAATGTTTGATTAATCCCTTCTTTGGTGATGACTTTTCCAGGGACCTTAAAGCGGTGGCGCAAGTTGCGGTCGCCGAACTTCTCCAGCTTCTTGTTGATTGCGCTGCCGCACCACTTGTAATCCCTCCACCAGGCATGCCAGTCCTTGTAGTTATTGGTCCTATAAACTTTTGTCCAATCCCTGCGCAACTGGGCGCGAAGCTTCTTAGCGTCCCGTTTTTTGATCTTTGACTGAAGACCGGATCGGTTCGACTCCAGGGATTCGGTATCAGATACGTCTTCTTCAACTTCATCCTCATCATTCTCTCTATTATTTTCGCCATTATCAGTGGCATACATGTTTGTGTTGTAGATGGGCGTTTGCTCAAAGAAAGTCACCGCGTAGGACTCTTCTTCTGGTTGTGGTAGTTTCTTGCGATTGCTGTTGATGTAGGGAAGGCGCATTCCGCCTATGATGAAGCTACGATTTGTGTCCACCTTCGGAAATATCGGTACGGGTTTTTTAGCCCGGTTAGGAGCCCCTACTTCCGCGGTCTCggcttttcttttttggcCTGCAAAATTCAATAtgactatatatatacatctATTTTTGAGGTATTTTCGACGATTTAGGAATGCAAACCAAAGGACAGTTTCAACTAGGACAATTaggttaaaataaataacataagGAGCCGGTGCTAGTCCTTGAAACACTCAGTACAGTTTTACCACTGCTGCTCCCGACtgcttttaaacattttaaataagtttttaGTCCTAGAAAACTTCATCCAGGTAAGGTAtgttaaaaatgtttacagcaagatttaaaaaagtttCGTTATGGAAAAGGAGGCTATTTAAATTCTAGCCATATCCAAAACGGTGTGATATAAAAAAGCTGTGGATCACATtggaaaaaattatattttattcgGTTTGCATTCCatggtttaaaaaaaatgtcggAACCATTTTAGTTATTTGAAAGCATACAATATGCTTTTATGTAACTCAAAATTGGTTCGTATCAagattgtttttaaaaatgaagaaaaatgCTTAGCCCTTACCAGCGCGTGGATTCACCATGGCCGCATTGTTCGTAGTAGCTAAACCAGAAGGTTTAGGTTTAATTGACTGCTGACCCGGACCCGTTGCACCAGGATTGGTGTTCCTAGCAACGCTAGCGGGTTGATTGAGTTTCTTTTGATTTGGTCCACGGATTTTTTTATCTTGGCTCGGCATACCAGGTTTGCCATCTCGAGCTTGGTTTGGTCGGCCTTGATTGGGACCACCAGAATTCACATTCCGGGTTGCATTGCGATCTTGACTTGCTGTCGAATTAGATCTTGGTTGGCTTGGCACGCCAGGATTAATGTTTGATCTTGAAATTGATCTTTGTTGCTGTGGTCCACCGGGAATAATAATTCTTTTCATATTACGATCTAGACTTGATGTAGTTCTGTTTTGATGTGGTCCACTGCCAATTCTTGGTGCAATTCTATCTGCATTTGGTACATTCGGTCTGCCTTGCTTGGGTCTGTTAAGACTTGGACCGCCAGTTTGCGGGTTGTCGCGGTAACGATCCACCGAATCGGATCCGCGGTGGATAGCTGGCTGATACTGGTTTGGTGGAAAATGAGGGTTATTTGAGCCTTGGAATGTGTTGTCTTCCCTAGGTGGAAAGTGTCGGATGTCAACAGCACGCGAAGAGTTGTTTCGCTGATTGAAGTCGTCGTTTGGATTGCGACGATCAAGTTCTCGATCCAACTGGCGCCTGTTTCCGTCAAAGTTACGCTCGTTGCGATTACGTCCATATGAATTACCTTCATCGTAGCCATGTTCTCGTGGGCTGGGTTGGTTACCCAAGTTTTGAATGAAACCACGATCTTCTCGCTCGCGCACATCTGGTCTTCTAAAATGATCAGGCTGCCCTGGACGAAAATGATCATCGTTTATAGTCGCACCATTTCTTTCATCAATGAATTCTTGATCTTCGAGTAAGTTGTTTTCATATAAATTTCTTTCATTAGCTTCAATCCAGTCAGTCCGACAAAGCGTTATTTGGTTATCGTTGACAATACGCTGATAATTCCGACCGGTTTGGGGTCCAGGGTTTCTGCCAACGTTTGCGTCTAAATCAGGAATATCTTGGTCAACGTAAAGCTCCTGTTGTTGCTGCGGTCGGTTATCAGGAGAATGGAATTGATCTCTAGGCAGCTGAAAGTTCTCATCGATGTTGCCACGTTGATTAATTATTGAAGTTCGGTCCAAGTTGGTTTGTTGATTGGTAACGAAGTTCTGATTACCATATCCTCGATTGTTGTTTATGCGAggatttttaaagtttgagGGATTACCTCTAGTGTTTTGCAACTGGCCACTGCTATTGGTATTGCGATTAAATACTTgaatattttcattttgggtGTTAAAATTAGTTTGATCGACATTCGTGTTGCGATTGAATTGCTGGGTAGCATAACGATTATTCCCATTAGGTCCTTGCGGAGTATGTTGATTGAACCTATCGTTGTTAACATTGCGATTGTTTCGATAGAATTCATCGTCGTTAACATTGCGATTATTTCGATTAAACTCCTGAGGATTGGCATTTCCATGAGAGCGAATAAACTCCTGTGGATTTACGATTCTTTTAGGATGGTTTATCTCCTGCGGATTCACATTTCTCTTAGGTTGGTTTAAATCCCGCGGATTGGCATTTCTATTGGGAGGATTGAAATCCTGTCGATTCGTCTGTATATTCTCATTTCGGTTATTCCGATTAAGTTCTTGAGGATTTAAATTACGATTATTCCGAGTGAATTCAACGCTGTTCACATTACGGTTATTGCGAGCAAAGTCCTGCTGGCTTGGATTACGATTGTTACGGCTGAATTCATCATTTCTATTATTACGATTAAATTCTTGAGGAATTATGTTGCGATTTAACTCCTCAGGATTTTGGACTGGGTTATTGCGATTAACATCCCGATTTCGGTTGATCGGAGCATTAACAGGTCCGAAATTCCTGTTGTTTGGCGGCCGTGCTGGTTCCTGACTGAACTCATCAATTATATTATTACGATTAAACTCTGGTCGACTTGCATTTCGATTATCAATGATTCTGTATGGATTTTTTCTTATATCTTCAGGATTTCCTCCAGGATTTTTACGACTGATGTCCTGATTTCGATTAATGGGAACATTAACAGGTCCAGAATTCCTATTGATTGGTTCCCGAACTGGTAACCGCTGATCTACGAATCCCCGACTGTTGTCTCTTCGGTTTTGAAAGTTGCCATCTCTTTGACGGTTCCTCGGACGTGATCGGTCACCCCTCACCGGCGAATCATCCCGGCTGACGTTGTGCCAGTTAATGTTCCGTGGCGGCGGAGGAGTACGTGGTCGTGACTCAACCTCGTCCTGGTTCTCCACCGCTTCCCCGATGGCCCGCAGTACCTCCTTGTCCACCACGTCCTGACGACTGTCGCCCAGCTCCACGCTGAGGCGGAACCTCTGGCGCTGGAACTGGCGGAGGTTGAAGTTGGGCACACTGAGGGTGCGCTGGGCCAGGGCGTTGGCCAACACTCGACTGGCGCCCAGCTCGCGGAGAAACCCCCGTCGGTTGTCCAGTTCGTTGTTTCCTAATTTCATGGTACCACATGAAATTAGAAGTTTAGAAAAGCAAACACGTCTTGGGTTAGAGGTATTGTCACGTTTGGCAGACCACTTCCAATATAACCTACTCAtgaaaaatttttgtttacataTGCAGAGCTCgctaaaaaatgtttttaaattaatactgtatagatttaataaaataaaccataAACAAGTAATAACATCTTTAATTTTCATATCTTGACAGTCTAAGCAttcataataaatttaaattcatgTCTTGCTCACATACAGGatcattaaattaattgcaATAACCAATGGGTAAAATGATAAACTGCATTTAAAATTCTTCAATACTTAATTGGCGTTTTAGTCGTTATCAAACTGGTGACTAAGGTTGATGTTTggtgtttttataaaaaatcgGCACTAtctattgttttaatttaaacattACTCAAGTTGATTAGATTAGCAATCCtataccttttttttattgaatttagAATTTTTACAGGAATTCTTTGCGTTTCTAGAATATTCCAAGCATATTTTTAATTGCTGGGCCAGCACTGCATAGGCATACATATGTAcgtataaaatataaatatgaaatcAAAACACATCAAACTGATAAAATGCCAAGGAGCCCTCGGCCACACGTACAAACTACAGGAATAGTAATGGTCATGCTTATACCAAAAACACGGAGTACTCGCAACCAAACACCCATTAAATCCTCCCTATTGGGGGGCTTCTACTAGTATCGTTATCAATTGGGGCCTTCTGTTGCTCTTGCGTCAACAAAATGCTTAAGAGTGCTCGGCTCTTGGTGTTTTTTCGTATCTCTGCTAGCTTTACACGCGGTCTTAATAATTTCACCAGAGCCGGAAAGTCCATATTGTTCATATACCACTTAAATTTGTGGAAGAGAGTGGCGTTATCTCTCGGTATCTGATAGGTTTTTTTTCTGACCGAACGTGGTCTTATGGCCCTGTTGAGAGAGTCGGGCGTTGATTGCATGGGATTTTAATTGACCGGGAGGCCAAAAAAGAAAGAGCGAAGTCAAACTTTTTCTATTGTATACACATATTCTCTTGTCTTACGAGGTATTTCCCTCTCCGAGGCGGCTATTATCTCATTTTTGTTTTCAGCATGGGAATGCAAAACAAATAAGATTGCTCGCCGCGCCTGGCTCGAATTCAGTTGCCTTTTTAGCTCGCAACGAGCCGGTTGTACGTCGATTTCTAGTGCTTTGCCGCTGCC is a genomic window of Drosophila suzukii chromosome 2L, CBGP_Dsuzu_IsoJpt1.0, whole genome shotgun sequence containing:
- the Pih1D1 gene encoding putative uncharacterized protein DDB_G0289263 isoform X1, which encodes MSRRSNFIEGNDNFREQNLRFVRNEFEDNINQFFGGANPGGSGQQQKPPPRDSIIVQPTAGNNELDNRRGFLRELGASRVLANALAQRTLSVPNFNLRQFQRQRFRLSVELGDSRQDVVDKEVLRAIGEAVENQDEVESRPRTPPPPRNINWHNVSRDDSPVRGDRSRPRNRQRDGNFQNRRDNSRGFVDQRLPVREPINRNSGPVNVPINRNQDISRKNPGGNPEDIRKNPYRIIDNRNASRPEFNRNNIIDEFSQEPARPPNNRNFGPVNAPINRNRDVNRNNPVQNPEELNRNIIPQEFNRNNRNDEFSRNNRNPSQQDFARNNRNVNSVEFTRNNRNLNPQELNRNNRNENIQTNRQDFNPPNRNANPRDLNQPKRNVNPQEINHPKRIVNPQEFIRSHGNANPQEFNRNNRNVNDDEFYRNNRNVNNDRFNQHTPQGPNGNNRYATQQFNRNTNVDQTNFNTQNENIQVFNRNTNSSGQLQNTRGNPSNFKNPRINNNRGYGNQNFVTNQQTNLDRTSIINQRGNIDENFQLPRDQFHSPDNRPQQQQELYVDQDIPDLDANVGRNPGPQTGRNYQRIVNDNQITLCRTDWIEANERNLYENNLLEDQEFIDERNGATINDDHFRPGQPDHFRRPDVREREDRGFIQNLGNQPSPREHGYDEGNSYGRNRNERNFDGNRRQLDRELDRRNPNDDFNQRNNSSRAVDIRHFPPREDNTFQGSNNPHFPPNQYQPAIHRGSDSVDRYRDNPQTGGPSLNRPKQGRPNVPNADRIAPRIGSGPHQNRTTSSLDRNMKRIIIPGGPQQQRSISRSNINPGVPSQPRSNSTASQDRNATRNVNSGGPNQGRPNQARDGKPGMPSQDKKIRGPNQKKLNQPASVARNTNPGATGPGQQSIKPKPSGLATTNNAAMVNPRAGQKRKAETAEVGAPNRAKKPVPIFPKVDTNRSFIIGGMRLPYINSNRKKLPQPEEESYAVTFFEQTPIYNTNMYATDNGENNRENDEDEVEEDVSDTESLESNRSGLQSKIKKRDAKKLRAQLRRDWTKVYRTNNYKDWHAWWRDYKWCGSAINKKLEKFGDRNLRHRFKVPGKVITKEGINQTFKSGHMGLEKNTFSHYRNMRSIYLLMNESFLESLSVTQIEDLQDLIRGIPNHLWLYKIRAMVYLWERYHGALKSAAPKNILNAKEIQLIAKTWRNPAFHWLAKQAFDELKAISEIAWPDFNKIYPGLKE